Proteins encoded in a region of the Haloarcula sp. CBA1129 genome:
- the nasA gene encoding assimilatory nitrate reductase NasA, whose translation MPNWTNGRRHGAWTAVSDWVPTTCMRCAVGCGHMHQGADEGYGIDAARGDAAHPVSQGLACARGLRESKAPDGEWLTRPMVRSDGELRQTQWDVALARAVEGLQAVHERDPDSVAVLGSGQQTNEAAYALGKVARGGFGTRNYDANTTLCMASAVTAYYQAFGSDAPPCTYADISDADRHVVWGANPAVAHPVMFRWIQQSADEEGVEIIVVDPVRSETAENSEHHVAPDPGKDLVLARAVLARIVETGRVDREFVDEATDGFEDLLASLPDADDAAAAAGVELADVDLLADAMDQQALIYWGMGINQHVQGTETARALIDLTLATGNLRPGGGPFSLTGQANSMGTRICSSKGSWPGQRAFEDPDHRRLVADHWDIPVDRLPDDTGPGPVGMLEEGPEAVWAVATNPVAGMPEADSVRETLEDAFVVVQDAFHTETTEIADVVLPAATWGESDGTTTNMERTISRVRSATDVPSGVRQDIDIIATIGSRLFPGLFESTSPDPSDVFDEFTTLTEGTVADCSGITYERLDDSHAVRWPAPDEESAGGYRYYDDESWSFPTASGRAQFSTGRQGSLPEPTDDDYPLTLTTAREADGYNTGVRSRGGEAGTLVARIHPKTIAEHSGLVTDEQLTVETRRGSAIAEIDRDEGVPHGMVWLPIHHPATNRLTLSDRDPQSDEPNFKQCAARLVAAEAELPPATAD comes from the coding sequence ATGCCAAACTGGACGAATGGGCGTCGTCACGGCGCGTGGACGGCTGTGAGCGACTGGGTCCCGACGACGTGTATGCGGTGTGCCGTCGGCTGTGGACACATGCACCAGGGGGCTGACGAGGGGTACGGCATCGACGCCGCCCGCGGCGATGCCGCCCATCCGGTCAGTCAGGGACTGGCATGCGCTCGCGGGCTCCGGGAGAGCAAGGCCCCCGACGGGGAGTGGCTCACGCGGCCGATGGTCCGCAGCGATGGTGAACTCCGCCAGACCCAGTGGGACGTGGCGCTGGCCCGTGCCGTCGAGGGACTGCAGGCCGTCCACGAACGGGACCCCGACTCCGTTGCCGTGCTGGGGAGCGGCCAGCAGACAAACGAGGCGGCCTACGCGCTGGGAAAGGTCGCCCGCGGCGGCTTCGGCACGCGGAACTACGACGCCAACACGACGCTGTGCATGGCGAGTGCCGTCACCGCCTACTATCAGGCCTTCGGCAGCGACGCGCCGCCGTGTACCTACGCCGACATCAGCGACGCTGACCGCCACGTCGTCTGGGGGGCGAACCCGGCGGTCGCCCATCCCGTGATGTTCCGCTGGATTCAACAATCCGCCGACGAGGAGGGCGTCGAAATCATCGTCGTCGATCCTGTCCGCTCGGAGACCGCGGAGAACTCCGAGCACCACGTCGCACCTGACCCCGGGAAGGACCTCGTACTGGCCCGAGCCGTACTGGCCCGCATCGTCGAGACGGGGCGAGTCGACCGCGAGTTCGTCGACGAGGCGACCGACGGGTTTGAGGACCTGCTTGCCTCGCTCCCGGACGCCGACGACGCGGCCGCTGCGGCCGGTGTCGAGCTGGCCGACGTGGACCTGCTGGCCGACGCGATGGACCAGCAGGCGCTCATCTACTGGGGCATGGGCATCAATCAGCACGTTCAGGGGACCGAGACCGCCCGGGCGCTTATCGACCTGACGCTGGCGACGGGGAACCTCCGGCCCGGCGGCGGCCCGTTCTCGCTGACCGGTCAGGCCAACTCGATGGGGACCCGAATCTGCTCCTCGAAGGGGTCTTGGCCCGGTCAGCGGGCCTTCGAGGACCCGGACCACCGTCGACTCGTCGCGGACCACTGGGATATTCCGGTCGACCGCTTGCCCGACGACACCGGTCCCGGTCCGGTCGGGATGCTCGAAGAGGGCCCCGAGGCCGTCTGGGCCGTCGCCACAAATCCCGTCGCCGGGATGCCTGAGGCCGATTCGGTCCGCGAGACGCTCGAAGACGCCTTCGTCGTCGTGCAAGACGCCTTCCACACCGAAACGACGGAAATCGCCGACGTGGTCCTGCCCGCCGCGACGTGGGGGGAGAGCGACGGGACGACGACGAACATGGAGCGGACCATCTCCCGGGTCCGGTCGGCGACCGACGTGCCAAGCGGCGTCAGGCAGGACATCGACATTATCGCCACCATCGGCTCGCGGCTGTTCCCCGGCCTGTTCGAGAGCACGTCCCCGGACCCGTCGGACGTGTTCGATGAGTTCACCACCCTCACCGAAGGGACGGTCGCCGACTGTTCGGGCATCACCTACGAGCGCCTTGACGACAGCCACGCCGTCAGGTGGCCCGCGCCCGACGAGGAGAGCGCTGGCGGCTACCGATACTACGACGACGAATCGTGGTCGTTCCCCACTGCCTCCGGCCGCGCGCAGTTCTCGACCGGCCGTCAGGGGTCGCTTCCGGAACCGACCGACGACGACTACCCGCTGACGCTGACCACCGCCCGCGAGGCTGACGGGTACAACACCGGCGTCCGGTCCCGCGGCGGCGAGGCCGGGACGCTGGTAGCCCGCATCCACCCCAAGACGATTGCGGAACACAGCGGGCTCGTCACCGACGAGCAGCTGACCGTCGAGACCCGCCGCGGCTCCGCGATAGCCGAAATCGACCGCGACGAGGGTGTCCCCCACGGGATGGTCTGGCTGCCGATTCACCATCCGGCGACGAACCGACTGACGCTTTCGGACCGAGACCCCCAGTCCGACGAGCCGAACTTCAAGCAGTGTGCCGCCCGCCTCGTCGCCGCAGAGGCCGAACTGCCGCCGGCGACGGCTGACTGA
- a CDS encoding MFS transporter, protein MGLIKMTKYRTLLLATIGFNFSFLIWFSFAPFTGPMAEEFQLSTAEIGILASSAIWMAPFGRMLTGWLSDKFGAPAIFAIVLAYVGVFSIASAFAQNYSVFFVLRLIVATAGITFVIGIQHVAEWFEEENLGLAEGIYAGVGNAGAAGGALILPRVFGSGWNGPLFSTNWRAAFFYTGIVSILLAIAYYTLGEAAKSEAKRQATKENTTFKGWLHTATRYGTVVLAAAYIMSFGLELSMNGWLATYYREAFNQDNLVIASTFAATFSIAAGLLRPFGGYGSDLLARKEKNILPFFKGQYREQWTFLGLCFIVVMMFAMTLAGLSGVLLNAVVIGFLVGTGCAWAEGAIFAQVPAMFPNDSGSVAGVVGGVGTVGGIVYPLFYSAPWLANLHIGYSVTALTMLPIVALSAWVFQPEIAKIANTAGFVGSTQEGTTVASGDD, encoded by the coding sequence ATGGGACTGATCAAGATGACGAAATATCGGACGCTGCTGCTGGCGACTATCGGGTTCAATTTCTCGTTTCTCATCTGGTTCTCCTTTGCGCCCTTTACCGGCCCGATGGCCGAGGAGTTCCAACTCTCGACCGCTGAGATCGGTATCCTCGCCAGTTCGGCCATCTGGATGGCCCCGTTCGGCCGGATGCTCACCGGCTGGCTCTCCGATAAGTTCGGTGCGCCGGCTATCTTCGCTATCGTGTTGGCGTACGTCGGCGTGTTCTCGATAGCGAGCGCCTTCGCACAGAACTACTCCGTGTTCTTCGTACTGCGGCTTATCGTGGCGACGGCCGGCATCACGTTCGTCATCGGCATCCAACACGTCGCTGAGTGGTTCGAAGAGGAGAACCTCGGCTTGGCGGAGGGCATCTACGCCGGCGTCGGGAACGCCGGGGCCGCCGGCGGCGCGCTCATCCTCCCTCGCGTGTTCGGGAGTGGCTGGAACGGGCCGCTGTTCTCGACCAACTGGCGAGCCGCGTTCTTCTACACCGGCATCGTTTCCATTCTCCTCGCTATCGCCTACTACACGCTCGGCGAGGCCGCAAAGAGCGAGGCAAAACGCCAAGCGACCAAGGAAAACACCACCTTCAAGGGCTGGCTACACACGGCTACCCGATACGGCACCGTCGTCCTCGCCGCCGCGTACATCATGTCGTTCGGCCTCGAACTGTCGATGAACGGGTGGCTCGCCACCTACTACCGCGAAGCGTTCAATCAGGACAACCTCGTCATCGCGAGCACCTTCGCGGCGACGTTCTCGATTGCTGCAGGATTGCTCCGGCCGTTTGGCGGCTACGGCAGCGACCTGCTGGCCCGCAAAGAGAAGAACATCCTGCCGTTCTTCAAGGGGCAGTACCGCGAACAGTGGACGTTCCTCGGACTCTGTTTCATCGTGGTGATGATGTTCGCCATGACGCTGGCCGGCCTCTCCGGTGTCCTGCTGAACGCTGTCGTCATCGGCTTCCTTGTTGGCACGGGCTGTGCTTGGGCCGAGGGCGCTATCTTCGCGCAGGTGCCCGCGATGTTCCCGAACGACTCGGGCTCGGTTGCGGGCGTCGTCGGCGGTGTCGGAACCGTCGGCGGCATCGTCTACCCGCTGTTTTACTCCGCGCCGTGGCTGGCGAACCTCCACATCGGATACTCCGTGACCGCCCTCACGATGCTCCCCATCGTCGCCCTGTCAGCGTGGGTGTTCCAGCCCGAGATCGCGAAAATCGCTAACACGGCCGGGTTCGTCGGAAGCACGCAGGAAGGCACCACCGTCGCCTCCGGCGACGACTGA
- a CDS encoding nitrite/sulfite reductase: protein MAHKKEEYKEELYGDEVREKLEEFAEKGWESIPEDEREKWFSRFKFWGVFHHRGGQESYFMMRLTNCGGILEPDQLRAIGEVARDYAKGPAENPEFGNGWIDLTTRQSIQLHWLKLEDIPEIWEKLEAVGVSSRSAGGDTMRNISGCPVAGKAEEFVESRPILDEIQETIRDDNELANMPRKFNISVTGCKQGCAQDSINDIGLEPAHKFIDGEEIEGFNVRVGGGLGGREPREARPLDLFIRPEHAVETVRAFVEYYHEAGNRTNRSKNRARFFVDEHGTDAIREELDKRLDFELETAGTDFRGEYTYNAGKRTEYGAHDHVGVYDQKDDKNYVGLSVPVGRLSAEDTIELADLADAYGSGEVRLTRRQNPIIMGVSDGNLSHLLNEPLLEKHSPEPNPFVQGAMACTGTEFCSLALTETKARMARLLRWLGDNVDVPDDVDRIKMHFSGCTADCGQAMTADIGLQGMRARKDGQMVEAVDVGVGGGIGEDPSFIEWVRQRVPADEAPGMIKNIVEAYAALRSEGQTFREWVDATGHETIVELAEPHEVEGYTDPCLADGKQSWYPFDDGDSPAPTDAEGQPISADD, encoded by the coding sequence ATGGCACATAAGAAAGAAGAGTACAAGGAGGAGCTGTACGGCGATGAGGTACGAGAGAAGTTAGAGGAGTTTGCCGAGAAAGGCTGGGAGTCCATTCCCGAGGACGAACGCGAGAAGTGGTTCTCGCGGTTCAAGTTCTGGGGCGTGTTCCACCACCGCGGCGGGCAGGAGTCGTATTTCATGATGCGGCTGACCAACTGCGGCGGCATCTTGGAACCGGACCAGCTCCGAGCCATCGGCGAGGTCGCACGCGACTACGCGAAGGGACCGGCCGAGAACCCCGAGTTCGGGAACGGCTGGATCGACCTCACGACGCGGCAGTCCATCCAACTCCATTGGCTCAAGCTCGAGGACATCCCCGAGATATGGGAGAAACTCGAAGCCGTCGGCGTCTCCTCGCGCTCGGCGGGCGGGGATACGATGCGCAACATCTCCGGCTGTCCGGTCGCCGGCAAGGCCGAGGAGTTCGTCGAGTCCCGGCCGATTCTGGACGAGATTCAGGAGACCATCCGCGACGACAACGAACTGGCCAATATGCCCCGGAAGTTCAACATCTCGGTGACGGGGTGCAAGCAGGGGTGTGCCCAAGACAGCATCAACGACATCGGGCTGGAGCCAGCCCACAAATTTATTGACGGCGAGGAAATCGAGGGGTTCAACGTCCGCGTCGGCGGCGGCCTCGGCGGCCGCGAGCCGCGCGAAGCCCGTCCACTCGACCTGTTCATCCGGCCCGAACACGCCGTCGAGACGGTCCGGGCCTTCGTCGAGTACTACCACGAGGCGGGCAACCGGACGAACCGCTCGAAAAACCGCGCTCGGTTCTTCGTCGACGAGCACGGCACCGACGCCATCCGCGAGGAACTCGACAAGCGTCTTGATTTCGAGCTGGAAACCGCCGGCACCGATTTCCGTGGGGAGTACACGTACAACGCCGGCAAGCGCACAGAGTATGGTGCCCACGACCACGTCGGCGTCTACGACCAGAAAGACGACAAGAACTACGTCGGGCTCTCGGTGCCCGTGGGCCGACTTTCCGCTGAGGATACCATCGAACTGGCTGACCTCGCCGACGCCTACGGCTCCGGCGAGGTGCGCCTGACCCGTCGACAGAACCCGATCATCATGGGCGTCTCCGACGGAAACCTCTCGCACCTGCTCAACGAGCCGCTGCTGGAGAAGCACTCGCCGGAGCCGAACCCGTTCGTTCAGGGTGCGATGGCCTGCACCGGGACGGAGTTCTGCTCGCTGGCGCTCACCGAGACCAAGGCCCGGATGGCCCGGCTGCTGCGCTGGCTCGGTGACAACGTCGACGTGCCCGACGACGTGGACCGCATCAAGATGCACTTCTCGGGCTGTACGGCCGACTGCGGGCAGGCGATGACGGCCGACATCGGCCTGCAGGGGATGCGAGCCCGAAAGGACGGCCAGATGGTCGAAGCCGTCGACGTGGGCGTCGGCGGCGGCATCGGCGAGGACCCGTCGTTCATCGAGTGGGTCCGCCAGCGTGTCCCCGCCGACGAAGCGCCCGGCATGATAAAGAACATCGTCGAGGCCTACGCGGCGCTCCGCTCGGAGGGCCAGACGTTCCGGGAATGGGTCGACGCCACTGGCCACGAGACCATCGTCGAACTGGCCGAGCCCCACGAGGTCGAGGGGTACACCGACCCCTGTCTGGCAGACGGCAAGCAGTCGTGGTATCCCTTCGACGACGGTGACAGCCCGGCCCCGACCGACGCCGAAGGCCAGCCGATTTCGGCGGACGACTGA
- a CDS encoding substrate-binding protein yields MRLERGGEAVNRRSLLRIAGGVGTAGLAGLAGCQDGGSTAENTPEHPPLGNYPVDGDAVTLGFNVPQSGTYAAEGRDELRGYELAVTHLNEGGGWVGQRSFDVLSGDGVLGKTVEYVTGDTETKPEVATANAEQMIEQDDVVMFSGGSSSSVAIAQQEVAQAQKVPYMCCLTHSNDTTGTDCVRYSFREMFNAYMTAQALLPVLKERFGREAQYVQIYADYNWGKTMESSIRDFFTSSGWVELTSIPTRLGTTDYEEPLKQARDAGAEVVFLDHYGLDAANSLTTAQEILPDEVGIVVPLYNRIVAQNAAKALDGVVGTVAWDTSVSSGLSNEFKNAFTAEYGNAQRPSGVAHLAYAQTLQYAAAVERAGTFYPPAVIRELEDHDYSVGLGSQTMRRCDHQAQRGVPVVEGLSESEQSLGRFYDLLGVTKAVGYDCDGGPATECDLGGYGE; encoded by the coding sequence ATGCGATTGGAAAGAGGGGGAGAGGCAGTTAACAGGCGGTCCTTGCTACGGATTGCCGGTGGGGTCGGTACCGCGGGGCTCGCCGGGCTGGCAGGATGCCAAGACGGAGGTTCGACGGCCGAAAACACGCCAGAGCATCCACCGCTCGGGAACTATCCAGTCGACGGCGATGCGGTCACGCTCGGCTTCAACGTGCCACAGTCCGGGACCTACGCCGCCGAAGGGCGCGACGAACTCCGGGGGTATGAGCTCGCTGTCACGCACCTCAATGAAGGCGGCGGCTGGGTCGGACAGCGCTCCTTTGACGTACTCAGCGGCGATGGCGTCCTCGGAAAGACCGTCGAGTACGTCACCGGGGACACGGAGACGAAACCGGAGGTTGCGACGGCTAACGCCGAGCAGATGATCGAGCAGGACGACGTCGTCATGTTCTCCGGCGGCTCGTCCAGTTCCGTCGCCATCGCCCAGCAGGAAGTCGCACAGGCCCAGAAGGTCCCGTACATGTGCTGTCTGACCCACTCGAACGACACGACGGGGACTGACTGTGTCCGCTACAGCTTCCGGGAGATGTTCAACGCGTACATGACCGCACAGGCTCTGCTTCCGGTGCTCAAGGAACGGTTCGGCCGGGAAGCCCAGTACGTCCAGATCTACGCGGACTACAACTGGGGCAAGACGATGGAGTCGTCGATCCGCGACTTCTTCACATCGAGTGGCTGGGTCGAACTCACGAGCATCCCGACGCGTCTCGGGACGACGGACTACGAGGAGCCGCTGAAACAGGCCCGGGACGCCGGTGCGGAGGTCGTCTTCCTCGACCACTACGGACTCGACGCGGCGAACTCGCTGACAACGGCTCAGGAAATCCTCCCGGACGAGGTGGGGATTGTGGTGCCGCTGTACAACCGCATCGTGGCACAGAACGCCGCGAAGGCGCTCGACGGCGTCGTCGGGACAGTGGCGTGGGACACCAGCGTCTCGTCGGGCCTCTCGAACGAGTTCAAGAACGCCTTCACCGCCGAATACGGGAACGCACAGCGGCCCTCCGGCGTGGCCCATCTGGCCTACGCACAGACGCTCCAGTACGCTGCGGCCGTCGAGCGAGCCGGCACCTTCTATCCGCCGGCAGTTATCCGGGAACTAGAAGACCACGACTACTCGGTCGGGTTGGGCAGCCAGACGATGCGGCGCTGTGACCATCAGGCCCAGCGTGGCGTGCCGGTGGTCGAAGGGCTGTCGGAGTCCGAGCAGTCCCTCGGTCGGTTCTATGACCTACTCGGCGTCACGAAAGCGGTCGGCTACGACTGTGACGGGGGGCCAGCCACAGAGTGTGACCTCGGAGGGTACGGCGAGTAG
- a CDS encoding chemotaxis protein CheC: MGLKVDVRKLDLFNQMAKEGSGTVAENLGQLTGLDATVRTSQINFLDIADVKTHIGDDKSVGIYVELNEPPYGYVLFLLEPADSKQMASAMMGGMGEPSEGEGFSDMERSAMQEIGNIMTSAFIDGWANVLNTTIDMGTPNFVFGPADGIIDKMGGWPDSDLVFVVDSQITVDDGDLGMTVYTFPELEDLVALIQDIDLDTDVAVDTEASDILD, translated from the coding sequence ATGGGCCTGAAAGTGGACGTGCGGAAGCTGGACCTTTTCAATCAGATGGCAAAGGAGGGGTCTGGGACGGTCGCGGAGAACCTCGGTCAGTTGACCGGGCTCGACGCGACAGTTCGGACCTCACAGATCAATTTTCTCGACATTGCGGACGTCAAAACACACATCGGCGACGACAAGAGCGTCGGCATCTACGTCGAACTGAACGAACCCCCGTATGGCTACGTCCTGTTTCTGCTCGAACCGGCCGACAGCAAGCAGATGGCCAGCGCAATGATGGGTGGAATGGGTGAGCCAAGCGAGGGCGAGGGGTTCTCCGATATGGAACGGTCGGCGATGCAGGAGATCGGCAACATCATGACCTCTGCGTTCATCGACGGCTGGGCCAACGTCCTCAATACGACCATCGACATGGGGACGCCGAACTTCGTGTTCGGCCCGGCCGACGGCATCATCGACAAGATGGGGGGCTGGCCGGACTCGGATCTGGTGTTCGTCGTCGACTCGCAGATCACCGTCGACGACGGCGACCTCGGAATGACCGTGTACACGTTCCCCGAACTGGAGGACCTCGTTGCGCTTATTCAGGATATCGACCTCGACACGGACGTGGCGGTCGACACCGAAGCCAGCGACATTCTTGACTGA
- the lrp gene encoding HTH-type transcriptional regulator Lrp, with protein MVDDTDRQVVNALLQDGRASARDVAAATGIAATTVSRRMDDLEATGVIDEYTVDIDYGALGYDVTAVFQLSVEGDGLGRVVDQLRDRREMVAVYEVTGDHDIVAVGKFTDTQSMNERIKTLLTDEDIRSASTSVVLNTVCEHEQFPVDGTDA; from the coding sequence ATGGTCGATGATACCGACAGACAGGTAGTGAACGCACTGCTCCAGGACGGCCGAGCGAGCGCCCGTGACGTCGCCGCCGCGACCGGCATCGCGGCGACTACGGTGTCGCGCCGAATGGACGATCTGGAGGCGACCGGTGTGATCGACGAATACACCGTCGACATCGACTACGGGGCGCTGGGATACGACGTGACCGCCGTGTTCCAGCTCTCCGTCGAGGGCGACGGGCTCGGACGGGTGGTGGACCAGTTACGGGATCGACGCGAGATGGTCGCAGTCTATGAGGTGACTGGCGACCACGACATCGTGGCCGTCGGGAAATTCACCGACACGCAGTCGATGAACGAGCGGATAAAGACGCTGCTGACCGACGAGGATATCCGATCTGCCTCGACGTCGGTCGTACTGAATACGGTGTGCGAACACGAGCAGTTCCCGGTCGACGGGACTGACGCCTGA
- a CDS encoding P-II family nitrogen regulator, with product MTDETDDSEIKMVVAMVRPDKLGDVKKALAEVGAPSLTVTNVSGRGSQPAKKGQWRGEEYVVDLHQKVKVETVVADIPAEDVVDAIADGAHTGEKGDGKIFVLPVDNAYQVRTGKEGPEAV from the coding sequence ATGACTGACGAAACCGACGACTCTGAAATCAAGATGGTAGTCGCAATGGTTCGACCGGACAAACTCGGCGACGTGAAGAAAGCGCTCGCTGAGGTCGGCGCACCCTCGCTGACAGTGACGAACGTCTCCGGCCGCGGCTCACAGCCCGCCAAGAAGGGGCAGTGGCGCGGCGAGGAGTACGTCGTCGACCTGCACCAGAAGGTCAAAGTCGAGACGGTGGTCGCGGACATCCCCGCAGAGGATGTCGTCGACGCCATCGCCGACGGGGCCCACACCGGTGAGAAAGGCGACGGCAAGATATTCGTCCTCCCCGTGGACAACGCCTATCAGGTCCGAACCGGCAAAGAAGGCCCAGAGGCAGTCTGA
- a CDS encoding ammonium transporter, translating to MSYTALQVDPSVLAEGVNLLWVLVVSFLIFFMHAGFAMLEAGQVRSKNVANQLTKNLLTWSVGVTVFFLIGSGISALVGGSGFSPAFGAGAANDYVGWLFGAVFAMTAATIVSGAVAGRAKLRAYITYTFLLAAVIYPVVTGITWAGAYISFGGEAFHDFAGGMIVHGMGGIAGLTAAYVLGPRMGRYNEDGSANVIPGHSLTFAVLGTLILAFGWYGFNVGTAATVFVVEDGSLALGAFATVGRVAMTTTIAMACGAMGAGLVAWLKTGKVDTLYVANGLLAGLVGITAIPDTTTWWGAIVVGGLAGGQLPIVFSFIENRMKIDDVCAVFPVHGSAGVLGTLLFPFVATSGTVGSVVNAFIAQLIGVVAIAGWTIVATGVVWYALKAAGQARVTPEHEQEGLDVSEHGVETYPEFGGGESVVADGGKVSPSMRTDGGSKDD from the coding sequence ATGAGCTACACTGCACTACAGGTAGATCCGAGCGTACTCGCAGAGGGGGTTAACTTGCTGTGGGTACTGGTGGTATCGTTCCTGATCTTCTTCATGCACGCAGGCTTCGCCATGCTTGAGGCGGGTCAGGTGCGTTCGAAGAACGTCGCGAACCAGCTGACGAAGAACCTCCTGACTTGGTCGGTCGGCGTAACGGTGTTCTTCCTGATCGGGTCGGGGATCAGTGCTCTAGTCGGCGGAAGTGGCTTCTCGCCCGCGTTCGGCGCAGGGGCCGCAAACGACTACGTCGGCTGGCTGTTCGGTGCCGTCTTCGCGATGACGGCAGCGACCATTGTTTCCGGCGCGGTCGCCGGTCGGGCCAAGCTCCGCGCGTACATCACGTACACCTTCCTGCTGGCAGCGGTCATCTATCCCGTTGTCACCGGAATCACGTGGGCCGGCGCGTACATCAGCTTCGGCGGTGAAGCCTTCCACGACTTCGCCGGCGGGATGATCGTCCACGGCATGGGCGGCATCGCGGGCCTCACGGCAGCATACGTCCTCGGTCCACGCATGGGCCGGTACAACGAGGACGGCTCCGCAAACGTCATTCCGGGCCACTCGCTGACCTTCGCCGTGCTGGGAACGCTCATCCTCGCGTTCGGCTGGTACGGCTTCAACGTCGGGACGGCGGCGACTGTCTTCGTCGTCGAGGACGGGTCGCTCGCCCTCGGTGCGTTCGCGACGGTCGGTCGTGTCGCGATGACGACGACCATTGCGATGGCCTGCGGTGCGATGGGTGCCGGACTGGTCGCGTGGCTGAAAACCGGGAAGGTCGACACCCTGTACGTGGCAAACGGGCTGCTCGCCGGGCTGGTCGGCATCACGGCGATCCCCGACACCACGACGTGGTGGGGCGCAATCGTCGTCGGCGGCCTCGCAGGCGGTCAGCTACCTATCGTGTTCAGCTTCATCGAGAACCGGATGAAAATCGACGACGTCTGTGCCGTCTTCCCGGTCCACGGAAGCGCCGGCGTGCTCGGCACGCTGCTGTTCCCGTTCGTCGCCACGTCCGGCACGGTTGGGTCAGTCGTTAACGCCTTCATCGCACAGCTGATCGGCGTCGTGGCCATCGCGGGCTGGACGATTGTCGCGACCGGGGTTGTCTGGTACGCGCTCAAGGCAGCCGGACAGGCTCGGGTCACGCCCGAACACGAGCAGGAAGGGCTGGACGTCAGCGAACACGGCGTCGAGACCTACCCCGAGTTCGGTGGTGGCGAAAGCGTTGTCGCCGATGGTGGTAAAGTGAGTCCGAGCATGCGTACTGATGGAGGTTCCAAAGATGACTGA